The following are encoded in a window of Qingrenia yutianensis genomic DNA:
- a CDS encoding peptidase U32 family protein, which translates to MEKVELLAPAGSLAKLKYALVYGADAVYIGGEEFSLRVAAKNFTADEIKEGIDFAHNLGKKVYITANIIPHNGDIKKFPEFVREVDALGADAIIISDPGMFALAKKCAPRLDIHISTQANNTNFESAKFWHSQGAKRVILAREMSFDEIREIRENTPSDLELECFVHGAMCISYSGRCLLSNYMTHRDANMGACAHPCRWKYALVEEKRPGEYMPVFENERGTFIYNSKDLCMIERIPEIIESGITSLKIEGRVKNELYVATVVKAYRREIDAYYKDKKNYKFNPENLEELKKISYRGYTTGFFDEKPKGTEQVYTSSTYIQNYQTTAVVKAFDKQTKTVTLEQRNRFFVGDEIEFLMPNGENRSFKITEMTDADGNSIDVAPHPQMIVKFKVDFDVEDYSIVRTKVDVKNLNDR; encoded by the coding sequence ATGGAAAAGGTTGAACTTCTTGCGCCGGCAGGGTCGCTCGCAAAGTTAAAATATGCGCTTGTCTACGGCGCGGACGCGGTTTATATCGGCGGTGAAGAATTTTCGCTCCGCGTTGCGGCAAAAAATTTCACCGCGGACGAAATAAAAGAGGGCATAGATTTTGCCCACAATCTCGGCAAAAAAGTGTATATCACGGCGAACATCATTCCGCACAACGGCGATATTAAAAAATTTCCCGAGTTTGTCCGCGAGGTTGACGCTCTCGGCGCCGACGCGATAATTATTTCCGACCCCGGAATGTTTGCGCTTGCAAAAAAGTGTGCGCCCCGTCTTGACATTCACATCAGCACGCAGGCAAACAACACAAACTTTGAAAGCGCGAAATTCTGGCACTCACAGGGCGCGAAACGCGTTATTCTCGCGCGCGAAATGTCGTTTGACGAGATACGCGAAATACGCGAAAACACGCCGTCCGATTTGGAACTTGAATGTTTCGTTCACGGCGCGATGTGCATTTCCTACTCGGGCAGATGTCTGCTGTCAAACTATATGACTCACCGCGACGCAAATATGGGCGCGTGCGCTCACCCGTGCCGTTGGAAATATGCCTTGGTTGAGGAAAAACGTCCCGGCGAATATATGCCCGTTTTCGAGAACGAGCGCGGAACGTTTATCTACAATTCAAAGGATTTGTGTATGATTGAACGTATTCCCGAAATTATCGAAAGCGGTATAACCAGCCTCAAAATTGAAGGCCGTGTAAAAAACGAATTGTACGTCGCAACAGTGGTCAAAGCATACAGGCGCGAAATTGACGCATATTATAAGGATAAGAAAAATTACAAATTCAATCCCGAAAACCTTGAGGAGCTGAAAAAAATCAGCTACCGAGGCTACACGACGGGATTTTTCGACGAAAAACCGAAAGGCACCGAGCAGGTTTACACGTCGAGCACGTATATTCAGAATTACCAAACAACCGCAGTTGTAAAGGCGTTTGACAAGCAGACGAAAACTGTGACGCTTGAACAGCGCAACCGATTTTTCGTCGGCGATGAAATTGAGTTTTTGATGCCGAACGGCGAAAACAGAAGTTTTAAAATTACCGAAATGACCGACGCGGACGGAAATTCTATAGATGTTGCGCCTCATCCGCAGATGATTGTGAAATTTAAGGTCGATTTCGACGTTGAAGATTATTCAATCGTCCGCACAAAAGTTGATGTTAAAAATTTGAACGACAGATAA
- a CDS encoding O-methyltransferase: MNISYDYITDYICKTLPESTGLLKEMEDYAKAHYVPIIQKETMHFLRFVMSVLRPEKILEIGTAIGYSSLIFSEYLKEGGKIITVELDSDTASIARENFKKAKNTSIKLIVGDGADVLLNTNEQFDVVFLDANKSLYLHSLPDIKRILKKGGVLIADNVLYKGMVASDELETFRKKTLVKNLRDFLHEISNDGCFTTSILPIGDGISVSYYK, from the coding sequence ATGAACATAAGCTACGATTACATAACCGACTATATATGCAAAACCCTGCCCGAAAGCACGGGCCTTTTAAAGGAAATGGAGGACTACGCGAAAGCGCATTACGTGCCGATTATTCAAAAGGAAACAATGCACTTTCTGCGTTTTGTTATGTCGGTTCTGCGCCCTGAAAAAATTCTCGAAATCGGCACGGCAATAGGATATTCGTCGCTGATTTTTTCGGAATATTTAAAAGAGGGCGGAAAAATCATCACGGTTGAGCTTGACTCGGACACGGCAAGCATCGCGCGTGAAAACTTCAAAAAGGCGAAAAACACCTCAATCAAGCTTATCGTGGGCGACGGCGCGGACGTGCTTCTTAACACAAACGAGCAGTTTGACGTTGTTTTTCTCGACGCGAACAAATCGCTTTATCTGCACTCACTGCCCGACATAAAGCGGATTTTGAAAAAAGGCGGCGTGCTGATTGCGGACAATGTGCTCTACAAAGGTATGGTTGCGTCGGACGAGCTTGAAACGTTCCGCAAAAAGACGCTTGTTAAAAATCTTCGCGATTTTTTGCACGAAATTTCAAACGACGGCTGTTTTACAACGTCAATTTTGCCAATCGGCGACGGAATTTCGGTTTCATATTATAAATAG
- the rpmG gene encoding 50S ribosomal protein L33: MRTRITLACTECKQRNYNTMKNKKNDPDRLEMKKYCRFCRKHTLHKETK, encoded by the coding sequence ATGAGAACAAGAATTACATTGGCGTGCACAGAGTGCAAGCAGAGAAATTACAATACAATGAAAAATAAGAAAAACGACCCTGACAGATTGGAAATGAAAAAGTATTGCCGTTTCTGCAGAAAACACACTTTGCACAAAGAAACAAAGTAG
- the secE gene encoding preprotein translocase subunit SecE yields the protein MAEAVNEKKAKIKKPSKFFKEVKSELKKVVWPSGKQVINNTLIVLALVILVGLFIYGLDSLFQFGLFKFIK from the coding sequence ATGGCAGAGGCAGTTAACGAGAAAAAGGCTAAAATCAAAAAACCGTCAAAATTTTTCAAAGAGGTTAAGTCCGAGTTGAAAAAGGTTGTTTGGCCCTCGGGTAAACAGGTTATAAATAATACTCTCATTGTCCTTGCATTGGTAATTTTAGTCGGATTGTTTATTTACGGTTTGGACTCGCTGTTCCAGTTTGGATTGTTCAAATTTATAAAATAG
- the nusG gene encoding transcription termination/antitermination protein NusG: MLNNAKWYVVHTYSGYENKVKTNLEKIIENRGLEELISEVVVPLEEVVEKKDDVEKTVSRKVFPGYVLIKMVMTDDTWYVIRNTTGVTGFVGPGSKPVPLSEEEVEALGVDKKEIIINFSAGDSVKIVKGPFANQIGVVDEIDKSTGKITVSVVMFGRKTALELDADQVEEL, from the coding sequence ATGCTCAATAATGCAAAATGGTACGTTGTTCACACCTATTCGGGTTATGAGAACAAGGTTAAAACAAATTTGGAAAAAATAATAGAAAACAGAGGTCTGGAGGAGCTTATTTCGGAGGTTGTTGTGCCTTTGGAAGAGGTTGTCGAAAAGAAAGACGACGTTGAAAAAACAGTTTCGCGAAAGGTTTTTCCCGGCTATGTGCTGATTAAGATGGTTATGACCGACGACACGTGGTATGTTATAAGAAACACCACCGGCGTTACGGGATTTGTAGGTCCCGGTTCAAAGCCCGTGCCCCTCTCCGAAGAAGAAGTTGAGGCGCTCGGCGTTGACAAAAAAGAAATCATAATCAACTTCAGCGCAGGCGACAGCGTTAAAATCGTCAAAGGGCCGTTTGCAAATCAAATCGGCGTTGTGGACGAGATTGACAAGTCTACCGGAAAGATTACCGTAAGCGTTGTTATGTTCGGCAGAAAAACCGCCTTGGAGCTTGACGCAGACCAGGTTGAGGAGCTTTAA
- the rplK gene encoding 50S ribosomal protein L11 yields the protein MAQKVTGYIKLQIGAGKATPAPPVGPALGQHGVNIMQFCKEFNEKTAKDAGLIIPVVITVYQDRSFSFITKTPPAAVLLKKACKIESGSGVPNKTKVAKISKDALKEIAEKKMPDLNAASVESAMSMIAGTARSMGITVED from the coding sequence ATGGCACAGAAAGTTACAGGTTACATTAAATTACAGATTGGCGCAGGTAAGGCTACACCGGCTCCCCCGGTAGGTCCTGCATTGGGTCAGCACGGCGTTAACATTATGCAGTTCTGTAAAGAGTTCAATGAAAAAACAGCTAAAGATGCAGGTCTTATTATCCCGGTTGTTATCACGGTATATCAGGACAGATCTTTCTCGTTTATCACAAAAACTCCCCCTGCTGCGGTTCTTCTTAAGAAGGCTTGCAAAATCGAAAGCGGTTCGGGCGTTCCCAACAAGACAAAGGTTGCTAAAATCAGCAAAGACGCTCTGAAAGAAATTGCAGAGAAGAAGATGCCTGATTTAAACGCGGCTTCTGTTGAATCGGCTATGAGTATGATTGCCGGTACTGCAAGAAGTATGGGCATCACGGTTGAAGACTGA
- the rplA gene encoding 50S ribosomal protein L1, whose protein sequence is MHKGKKYLESSKLIEKLKLYDTDEAFDVVVKTAKAKFDETVEAHIRLGVDSRHADQQVRGAVVLPHGTGKTIRVLVFAKGDNVKIAEDAGADYVGGEELVQKIQGENWFEFDVVVATPDMMGVVGRIGRVLGPKGLMPNPKAGTVTPDVAKAIKDIKAGKIEYRLDKTNIIHCPIGKASFGAQKLAENFNTLMGAVIKAKPAAAKGQYIKSVAVASTMGPGVKINPAKLG, encoded by the coding sequence GTGCATAAAGGCAAAAAATATCTTGAAAGTTCAAAATTGATTGAAAAATTAAAATTGTATGACACAGATGAGGCTTTTGACGTTGTTGTTAAAACCGCAAAAGCTAAATTTGACGAAACAGTTGAAGCACACATCAGACTCGGCGTTGACTCGCGTCACGCAGACCAGCAGGTCCGCGGTGCGGTTGTTCTTCCGCACGGAACGGGTAAAACAATCAGAGTTTTGGTGTTCGCTAAAGGCGATAATGTAAAAATCGCTGAAGATGCAGGCGCTGATTATGTCGGCGGCGAAGAGCTTGTTCAGAAAATTCAGGGCGAGAACTGGTTTGAATTTGATGTTGTTGTTGCAACTCCCGATATGATGGGCGTTGTAGGACGTATCGGTAGAGTTTTGGGACCTAAAGGTCTTATGCCTAACCCCAAAGCAGGTACTGTTACACCCGACGTTGCAAAAGCAATCAAAGACATCAAAGCCGGTAAAATCGAGTACCGTCTTGATAAAACAAACATCATTCACTGCCCGATCGGAAAAGCTTCGTTCGGCGCACAGAAACTTGCCGAAAACTTCAATACGCTTATGGGCGCGGTTATCAAAGCTAAACCGGCCGCTGCAAAAGGTCAGTACATCAAATCGGTTGCGGTTGCGTCCACAATGGGCCCCGGCGTTAAAATTAACCCCGCAAAATTAGGTTAA
- the rplJ gene encoding 50S ribosomal protein L10 — translation MPSSKVLESKKQIVAEMIEKLKTAQAGVLVDYCGLTVEEDTDLRNKLRAAGVEYKVVKNTLTRFAAKEVGFDELDAVLNGPTSLAVSYDDPVAPAKVIADFAKDNEKLEIKSGFLDGKVISLDEINQLAKTPSKDVLIAKIMGSLNSPISALARTLQAIVDNGVELSEIEAPKKEETAEETAPAAEEAPKAEEAAPAEEAPAAE, via the coding sequence ATGCCAAGTTCAAAAGTTTTGGAATCTAAAAAACAAATCGTTGCCGAGATGATAGAAAAACTTAAAACTGCCCAGGCAGGTGTTTTGGTTGACTATTGCGGTTTGACGGTTGAGGAGGACACAGACCTCCGTAATAAACTCCGTGCGGCAGGCGTTGAGTACAAAGTTGTTAAAAACACTCTTACACGTTTTGCGGCTAAAGAGGTTGGTTTTGATGAGTTGGACGCTGTTTTAAACGGTCCTACATCTCTTGCAGTAAGCTATGATGACCCCGTTGCTCCGGCAAAGGTTATTGCGGATTTTGCAAAAGATAACGAAAAACTCGAAATCAAATCGGGATTTTTGGACGGTAAGGTTATTTCTTTGGACGAAATCAATCAGCTTGCTAAAACTCCGTCTAAAGACGTTCTTATCGCAAAAATTATGGGCAGCTTGAATTCGCCTATCTCCGCTTTGGCAAGAACCTTGCAGGCTATTGTCGATAACGGCGTGGAATTGAGCGAGATTGAAGCACCGAAAAAAGAAGAAACTGCTGAAGAAACCGCTCCGGCGGCTGAAGAAGCACCCAAAGCAGAAGAAGCTGCACCCGCAGAGGAAGCTCCCGCTGCTGAATAA
- the rplL gene encoding 50S ribosomal protein L7/L12, translated as MSKVEQILADIKELKLLEVAELVKMMEEELGVSAAAPVAVAAVGGAEGGAAAEKTEFDVVLADAGAAKLKVVKVVREITGLGLKEAKDMVDGAPKTIKEGANKEDAEKFKAQLEEVGAKVELK; from the coding sequence ATGAGTAAAGTAGAACAGATTCTTGCTGATATTAAAGAATTAAAATTGCTCGAAGTTGCAGAATTAGTAAAAATGATGGAAGAAGAGTTGGGCGTTAGTGCTGCTGCTCCCGTAGCGGTTGCAGCTGTTGGCGGCGCTGAAGGCGGTGCTGCTGCTGAAAAAACAGAGTTTGACGTTGTTTTGGCAGATGCAGGTGCTGCAAAACTTAAAGTTGTTAAGGTTGTAAGAGAAATCACAGGTCTTGGTCTCAAAGAAGCTAAAGATATGGTTGACGGCGCACCCAAAACAATTAAAGAAGGCGCAAACAAAGAAGACGCTGAAAAATTCAAAGCACAGCTCGAAGAGGTCGGCGCTAAAGTTGAATTGAAATAA
- a CDS encoding biotin transporter BioY → MQNSKTKNIIFTGLFAAILCVCSQISIPTPFGIPFTLQTFGVALCGYILGAKRGALTVLVYVLLGAVGLPVFAGFIGGFQKLFGATGGFIFGFFAASALCGLGTDKKAVTGIILGVFGILICHFCGVLQYSLVTSNPFISSFLTVSGMFLVKDIISVILAYFIALPIKKAVSRF, encoded by the coding sequence ATGCAAAACAGTAAAACAAAAAACATAATATTTACGGGACTTTTTGCGGCGATACTTTGCGTATGCTCGCAGATTTCGATTCCCACGCCGTTCGGAATACCGTTCACACTGCAAACGTTTGGCGTCGCACTCTGCGGATACATACTCGGCGCTAAACGCGGTGCGCTTACCGTTCTTGTATACGTCTTGCTCGGCGCGGTGGGATTGCCCGTTTTTGCAGGGTTTATCGGCGGATTTCAAAAGCTTTTCGGCGCGACGGGCGGATTTATTTTCGGTTTCTTTGCCGCGTCGGCGCTCTGCGGACTCGGTACGGATAAAAAAGCGGTTACCGGCATAATTTTAGGCGTTTTTGGAATTTTAATCTGCCATTTTTGCGGAGTTTTGCAGTATTCGCTCGTTACGTCAAACCCGTTCATAAGCTCGTTTCTCACCGTTTCGGGAATGTTTTTGGTAAAAGACATAATCAGCGTTATTTTGGCGTATTTCATCGCGCTCCCCATAAAAAAGGCGGTTTCAAGATTTTAG
- a CDS encoding GNAT family N-acetyltransferase, producing the protein MLIRKGKTGDIKRVAEIYDNIITEEENGRANVGWVRGVYPTEQTALDALNADELFVMEDNGVIVAAAKINKIQVPEYADADWKRKDAPDGKIMVLHTLVVDPSASGKGYGSAFVKFYENFALDNGCPFLRMDTNEKNKSARRLYAKLGYDEVGIVPCNFNGIESVGLVCLEKTLQ; encoded by the coding sequence ATGCTTATACGAAAGGGAAAAACCGGCGACATAAAAAGAGTTGCCGAGATATATGACAACATCATCACCGAGGAGGAAAACGGCAGGGCGAACGTCGGCTGGGTGAGGGGAGTTTATCCCACCGAGCAGACCGCTTTGGACGCGCTCAACGCGGACGAGCTGTTCGTTATGGAGGACAACGGCGTGATTGTCGCGGCGGCGAAAATCAACAAAATTCAGGTGCCCGAATACGCCGACGCCGACTGGAAACGCAAGGACGCACCCGACGGTAAAATTATGGTTTTGCATACACTTGTTGTTGACCCGTCCGCGTCGGGAAAAGGTTACGGTTCGGCATTTGTGAAGTTTTATGAGAATTTTGCGCTCGATAACGGTTGTCCGTTTTTGCGTATGGACACCAACGAAAAAAACAAAAGCGCGCGCAGGCTTTACGCAAAGCTCGGCTATGACGAAGTCGGAATTGTTCCGTGCAATTTCAACGGAATTGAGAGCGTCGGACTGGTTTGCCTTGAAAAGACACTTCAATAA
- a CDS encoding SGNH/GDSL hydrolase family protein, with amino-acid sequence MELKGKIVNFLGDSITAGAGATCNENCFCSVLEKEFELKSANNYGIGGTRIARQIVASKISKMDKYFASRIEEMDENADAVVVFGGTNDFGHGDAPIGSFDDRTPDTFYGACHDLFTRLIEKFSDVPIVVVTPLHRTNEDNPRGDGDKAYNYGVLKDYVDIILEVARYYSLPVCDLFAHSGLQPKIPVINEKYYKDGLHPNDRGHAYVADKIGKFLLTL; translated from the coding sequence ATGGAACTTAAAGGAAAAATTGTAAATTTTTTAGGTGACAGCATCACTGCGGGCGCAGGTGCAACCTGCAATGAAAATTGCTTTTGCAGTGTTCTTGAAAAAGAATTTGAATTAAAAAGCGCGAATAATTACGGTATCGGCGGCACAAGAATTGCGCGTCAGATTGTGGCGAGCAAAATATCCAAAATGGACAAGTATTTTGCGTCGCGAATTGAAGAAATGGACGAAAATGCGGACGCGGTGGTTGTTTTCGGCGGAACGAACGATTTCGGTCACGGTGACGCGCCCATCGGCTCGTTTGATGACAGAACTCCCGACACGTTCTACGGTGCGTGCCACGACCTTTTTACAAGGCTTATCGAAAAATTCAGCGATGTGCCGATTGTTGTTGTAACTCCGCTCCACCGCACAAATGAGGATAATCCGCGCGGTGACGGTGACAAAGCGTACAACTACGGTGTGCTTAAAGATTATGTTGATATAATTTTGGAGGTTGCAAGATACTATTCTCTGCCCGTCTGTGACTTGTTTGCACACTCGGGACTTCAGCCGAAAATACCGGTTATCAATGAAAAATACTACAAGGACGGACTTCACCCCAACGACCGCGGACACGCTTATGTTGCGGACAAAATCGGAAAATTTTTGCTTACGTTATAA
- a CDS encoding prephenate dehydrogenase — MDIGFIGCGLIGGSLIKSLDKNAAHNIHFFDTDPDTVKKVENSTHARFMESMDALKNLDVVFVCLHPVKTIEFIKSNVSNFKKGAIVSDVCGVKQSIADAVEDLLIQNGINYVGIHPMAGREFSGFDYAVDNLFENAYFIIAEPKNGADISPLKQIAKDCRFKSIVVTTAKKHDEIIAFTSQLAHVVSNAYIKSPTALLQCGFSAGSFLDMTRVAYLNENMWTELFMMNKESLCTEIQTIINHLEEYKTAMENGDKEKLKSLLKDGRELKEKTNAER; from the coding sequence ATGGACATTGGCTTTATCGGCTGCGGACTTATCGGCGGTTCGCTTATCAAATCGCTCGATAAGAATGCAGCGCATAACATACACTTTTTTGATACTGACCCCGACACGGTGAAAAAAGTTGAAAATTCCACACACGCGCGCTTTATGGAAAGTATGGACGCCCTTAAAAATCTCGACGTGGTTTTTGTGTGTCTGCACCCTGTAAAAACCATTGAATTTATAAAATCGAACGTTAGTAACTTTAAAAAAGGCGCGATTGTGAGCGACGTTTGCGGTGTTAAGCAGAGCATTGCCGACGCGGTTGAAGATTTGCTGATTCAAAACGGTATAAATTACGTCGGCATACACCCTATGGCAGGGCGTGAGTTTTCGGGGTTTGACTACGCAGTGGACAACCTTTTTGAAAACGCATATTTCATCATTGCCGAGCCGAAAAACGGCGCTGACATTTCACCGCTCAAACAAATCGCGAAAGACTGCCGTTTTAAAAGCATTGTGGTTACGACGGCGAAAAAACACGACGAAATTATTGCCTTTACCTCACAGCTTGCGCACGTGGTGTCAAACGCGTATATTAAAAGCCCTACCGCCCTTTTGCAATGCGGATTTTCGGCAGGCAGTTTTCTTGATATGACGCGCGTTGCGTACCTTAACGAAAATATGTGGACCGAGCTTTTTATGATGAACAAAGAAAGCCTTTGCACGGAAATTCAGACGATTATAAATCATCTTGAAGAATACAAAACCGCTATGGAAAACGGCGACAAAGAAAAGTTAAAATCTCTTTTGAAGGACGGCAGAGAGCTGAAAGAAAAAACGAACGCAGAAAGATAA
- the aroF gene encoding 3-deoxy-7-phosphoheptulonate synthase, producing the protein MIIILKPNSDKEKIKDLLDSLKSRNIGIHYSEGKFVDIIGLIGDTSHLDINSVMASSDIIETVKRVSEPYKAVNRKFHPDDTVVDVDGAKIGGQNFSVIAGPCSVESEEQMICIAKAVKKSGAKLLRGGAFKPRTSPYSFQGLHDEGIRLLLEAKKETGLPIVTEIMSLTHIDLFADVDVIQVGARNMQNFELLKELGKCDKPILLKRGLANTMDELLMSAEYIMAGGNSNVILCERGIRTFETATRNTLDISAVPLLKEKSHLPVIVDPSHAAGIANLVEPLSKAAVSVGADGLMIEVHNNPPKALCDGDQSLTPVQFDHVMEKVKMLAAFENRIM; encoded by the coding sequence ATGATTATTATTTTAAAACCCAACTCCGACAAGGAAAAAATTAAAGATTTACTCGATTCGCTCAAATCGCGGAATATAGGAATACATTACAGTGAGGGAAAATTTGTCGATATCATTGGACTTATCGGCGATACATCACATCTCGACATCAACTCCGTTATGGCGTCCTCCGACATTATCGAAACGGTAAAAAGAGTTTCCGAGCCGTACAAGGCGGTTAACAGAAAATTCCACCCCGACGACACCGTTGTGGACGTTGACGGCGCAAAAATCGGCGGTCAAAATTTCTCGGTAATCGCAGGCCCCTGCTCGGTTGAGAGCGAAGAACAGATGATTTGCATTGCAAAAGCCGTTAAAAAGAGCGGTGCAAAGCTCCTGCGCGGCGGTGCGTTCAAGCCCAGAACCTCCCCCTACTCTTTCCAGGGACTTCACGACGAGGGCATAAGACTTCTTCTTGAGGCGAAAAAGGAAACGGGACTTCCCATTGTTACCGAAATTATGAGCCTTACGCACATTGACCTTTTCGCCGACGTTGACGTTATCCAGGTGGGCGCACGAAATATGCAGAACTTTGAGCTTTTGAAAGAGCTTGGAAAATGCGATAAGCCTATCCTTTTGAAACGCGGTCTTGCAAACACAATGGACGAGCTTTTGATGAGCGCGGAATACATTATGGCAGGCGGAAATTCAAACGTTATCCTCTGCGAGCGCGGTATCAGAACGTTTGAAACGGCAACGAGAAACACCCTTGACATTTCGGCAGTTCCGCTCCTTAAAGAAAAATCTCACCTTCCCGTTATAGTTGACCCCAGCCACGCGGCAGGAATTGCAAACCTTGTTGAGCCTCTCTCGAAAGCGGCGGTTTCGGTCGGCGCGGACGGTCTTATGATTGAAGTGCACAACAATCCCCCCAAAGCGCTCTGCGACGGCGACCAGTCACTCACGCCCGTACAGTTCGACCACGTTATGGAAAAGGTTAAAATGCTCGCGGCATTTGAAAACCGCATTATGTAG
- a CDS encoding sigma-70 family RNA polymerase sigma factor encodes MTADEKELFDEYFRTKNKDAREKIIEKYMYLPKIITRKYLNKGVEYDDLFQVACVGLINAADRFDPNVGVEFQTFATPTILGEIKRYFRDKGTIIKLPRKIYEVFQKANRIRLKRMQYDGYIPTIDEIADVLKLGKNEIDNCMLYENIVNIISLDSPVYNGETPLLSSIVGFDENEFLLLENKDFIKSSIKLLTNEEKRLIIHRYYRNLTQKEIAKRWNVSQMYISRLERKTLEKLKNMYLK; translated from the coding sequence ATGACGGCAGACGAAAAAGAGCTGTTTGACGAATACTTTCGCACCAAAAACAAGGACGCGCGCGAAAAAATTATTGAAAAATATATGTACCTTCCCAAGATAATTACAAGAAAATATCTTAACAAGGGCGTTGAATACGACGATTTGTTCCAGGTTGCGTGCGTGGGGCTTATAAACGCCGCCGACCGCTTTGACCCCAACGTCGGCGTTGAATTTCAAACCTTTGCGACGCCCACAATTCTCGGCGAAATAAAGCGTTATTTCCGCGACAAGGGCACGATTATAAAGCTTCCGCGTAAAATTTACGAGGTGTTTCAAAAGGCGAACAGAATACGCTTAAAACGTATGCAGTACGACGGATATATTCCAACAATCGACGAAATTGCAGACGTTTTAAAGCTTGGAAAAAACGAAATTGACAACTGTATGCTGTATGAAAATATTGTAAATATTATCTCGCTCGATTCGCCCGTATATAACGGCGAAACGCCCCTTTTAAGCAGTATTGTCGGCTTTGACGAAAACGAATTTTTACTGCTCGAAAACAAGGATTTTATAAAATCTTCAATAAAACTCTTGACAAACGAAGAAAAAAGGCTTATAATACATAGATATTACAGAAATCTTACGCAAAAAGAAATTGCAAAACGGTGGAATGTATCGCAGATGTATATTTCAAGGCTGGAGCGGAAAACGCTTGAAAAGCTTAAAAATATGTATCTCAAATAA
- a CDS encoding DUF4367 domain-containing protein: MSKQYKKAMDKIVLSDSLKEKIISDMVSADKKQKFKNSDTKIFYLRTFAGAAACFALLLGGFSVMKNYFPINPLQKPSTPQTEIYKPSENPTGKDENKPSDEKNTPSDVPKPSGRTDLTTPEENLPTQSDIKGNTEISAPADGPTGENPPFLQLPGGEGEQNPNGENEQNPNDEYDPPTLGGNPYEEISDIQTLEKKLGYAVNTPSYLPSGYKLDSISLIFGTRADITYSNSESEIVFRTEKSESDDISGVYETYERVENTDINGITAVLKGSGEKINIAVFKNGASAYSVYSPDGLVKDEIIKIIGSI, encoded by the coding sequence TTGAGTAAACAATACAAAAAAGCAATGGACAAAATCGTTTTGTCAGACTCTCTGAAAGAAAAAATCATCTCCGATATGGTTTCGGCGGACAAAAAACAAAAATTCAAAAATTCCGACACAAAAATATTTTATCTTCGCACATTTGCAGGCGCGGCGGCGTGTTTTGCACTTCTTTTGGGCGGTTTTTCGGTGATGAAAAATTATTTTCCGATAAATCCTTTGCAAAAACCGAGCACACCGCAGACCGAAATTTACAAACCGAGCGAAAATCCGACCGGAAAGGACGAAAACAAGCCGTCCGACGAAAAAAACACTCCGTCCGACGTGCCAAAGCCTTCGGGTAGGACGGATTTAACAACACCGGAGGAAAACTTGCCGACACAAAGCGACATTAAGGGCAACACGGAAATTTCCGCGCCGGCCGACGGACCGACAGGCGAAAATCCGCCTTTTTTGCAGTTGCCGGGAGGTGAGGGCGAACAAAATCCGAACGGTGAAAATGAACAAAATCCGAATGACGAATACGATCCCCCGACTCTCGGCGGAAATCCGTATGAGGAGATTTCCGATATTCAGACGCTTGAAAAAAAGCTTGGTTATGCGGTAAATACGCCGTCGTATCTTCCGAGCGGATACAAACTTGACAGCATTTCGCTTATTTTCGGCACGCGCGCCGACATCACATATTCAAACAGCGAAAGTGAAATAGTTTTCCGCACAGAAAAAAGCGAAAGCGACGACATCAGCGGTGTTTACGAAACATACGAGCGCGTTGAAAATACCGATATAAACGGCATTACGGCGGTTTTGAAAGGCAGCGGCGAAAAAATAAACATTGCGGTGTTCAAAAACGGCGCGTCGGCATATTCTGTTTATTCTCCCGACGGGCTTGTGAAAGATGAAATTATAAAAATAATCGGCAGTATATAA